In one Pseudarthrobacter sp. NBSH8 genomic region, the following are encoded:
- the hcaB gene encoding 3-(cis-5,6-dihydroxycyclohexa-1,3-dien-1-yl)propanoate dehydrogenase, with product MSGNSSAGWLNSDVALITGGGSGIGRAVAERFLAEGASVVLFGRDHDKLKAVAEQTGAADRVLTIAGDVREPESIRAAVQETVDHFGKLDILVPNAGIWDYNRSVTRLTGTQLSEAFDELFSINVKGYLLTVEAAWRELVKSRGSIVMTLSNSSFHPAGGGIVYTASKFACRGLVTQLAYELAPKVRVNGVAIGGMNTDLRGPESLGLNDRSISDSFARSEITGHNPLIPLHDSSVEPKDFTGSYVLLASRSNASNITGAIIPADGGIAVRGFGSNAAGGDDL from the coding sequence ATGAGCGGAAATTCTTCCGCAGGGTGGCTCAACAGTGACGTCGCCCTCATAACCGGCGGCGGTTCCGGCATCGGCCGCGCCGTGGCAGAGCGATTCCTCGCCGAAGGCGCCTCTGTCGTCCTGTTCGGCCGTGACCACGACAAGCTCAAAGCCGTCGCAGAACAAACCGGCGCAGCAGACCGGGTGTTGACTATAGCCGGTGACGTCCGCGAGCCGGAGTCAATTCGGGCGGCGGTCCAGGAAACGGTTGATCACTTCGGCAAGCTGGACATCCTCGTGCCCAACGCGGGCATCTGGGACTACAACCGCTCGGTCACAAGGCTCACCGGGACGCAACTGTCGGAGGCCTTCGATGAGCTGTTCTCCATCAACGTCAAGGGCTACCTCCTGACTGTTGAGGCGGCCTGGCGCGAACTTGTGAAGTCCCGCGGATCCATCGTCATGACCCTGTCGAACTCCTCCTTCCATCCGGCCGGCGGCGGAATCGTCTACACTGCCTCGAAATTCGCCTGCCGCGGCCTGGTGACCCAGCTCGCCTACGAACTGGCCCCCAAAGTGCGCGTGAACGGCGTGGCCATCGGCGGAATGAACACCGACCTGAGAGGCCCGGAATCGCTCGGACTCAACGACCGTTCCATCTCCGATTCCTTCGCCCGCTCGGAGATCACCGGCCACAATCCCCTGATCCCGCTGCACGACTCCTCGGTTGAGCCCAAGGACTTCACCGGCTCCTACGTGCTGCTGGCTTCACGGTCGAACGCCAGCAACATCACCGGGGCCATCATCCCCGCGGACGGCGGCATCGCCGTCCGCGGTTTCGGCAGCAACGCTGCGGGAGGCGACGACCTTTGA
- a CDS encoding hotdog fold thioesterase: protein MTLWHGAVDLADLNGRGAQSLNSNLGIEITEVTDTALHGRMPVDGRTVQPAGVLHGGASVAFAETLASWAGYLAVDRTRFHVVGQEINANHIRPASTGWVHGAASPVNVGRRAHVWEVRITNDAGALVCISRCTLAVLEVPSGYAVPEERGRVPEGGR from the coding sequence ATGACACTCTGGCACGGCGCGGTCGACCTGGCAGACCTCAATGGAAGGGGCGCGCAGAGCCTCAATTCGAACCTCGGCATCGAAATTACGGAGGTAACGGACACCGCGCTGCACGGACGAATGCCCGTCGACGGCCGGACGGTCCAGCCTGCAGGGGTCCTGCACGGCGGCGCCTCCGTGGCCTTTGCCGAGACGCTGGCCTCCTGGGCGGGATACCTCGCGGTGGACCGTACCCGGTTCCACGTGGTCGGCCAGGAAATCAATGCCAATCACATCCGCCCGGCATCGACGGGCTGGGTCCATGGTGCGGCGAGTCCTGTCAACGTCGGTCGGCGTGCCCACGTCTGGGAGGTGCGGATCACCAACGACGCCGGCGCTTTGGTGTGCATTTCCCGATGCACTCTCGCCGTTCTGGAGGTACCGAGCGGTTATGCCGTTCCGGAGGAGCGTGGCCGGGTGCCGGAGGGGGGTCGCTGA
- a CDS encoding 3-phenylpropionate/cinnamic acid dioxygenase subunit beta, which yields MTEHVVAGAAATAVDEIEGRLADAELAYRVQQFYFYEAELLDDGRFADWLEIFAEDLTYWAPLRTNRLRRQAALAIGARGEAAYFDETKESLAWRIRRYDSGMAWAEDPPSRTRHLVSNVTVRHSGTDQLKVRSALLVYRNRLQTETDIYAGGRTDIIRVEADGSFRVAQRELLFDANVLQAKNLSTFF from the coding sequence ATGACAGAACATGTTGTTGCCGGGGCCGCCGCCACGGCCGTGGACGAAATCGAAGGCAGGCTCGCCGACGCTGAGCTCGCCTACCGGGTCCAGCAGTTTTACTTCTACGAGGCTGAACTGCTCGACGACGGGCGGTTCGCGGACTGGCTGGAAATCTTCGCCGAGGACCTGACGTACTGGGCCCCGCTCCGTACCAACAGGCTCCGGCGCCAGGCCGCACTGGCCATCGGCGCCCGCGGTGAAGCTGCGTACTTCGACGAGACCAAGGAATCCCTGGCGTGGCGCATCCGGCGATACGATTCGGGCATGGCCTGGGCAGAGGATCCGCCCTCCAGAACACGCCATCTGGTCTCCAACGTCACCGTCCGCCACAGCGGCACGGACCAGCTCAAGGTTCGCTCGGCATTACTTGTCTACCGGAACCGGCTCCAGACCGAAACCGACATCTATGCCGGCGGCCGCACGGACATCATCCGCGTCGAGGCGGACGGCAGCTTCCGTGTCGCCCAGCGCGAACTGCTGTTTGACGCCAACGTCCTGCAAGCGAAAAATCTCAGTACATTCTTCTAG
- a CDS encoding alpha/beta fold hydrolase, translating into MTTQTQVPNYVTAPFFGLEDKWVETAEGEITHYHDIGEGTPILFLHGSGTGVTAAANWWLNLPEISEQARCIAIDSIGYGQSVVAEGTQYGIKEWVRHAVRVLDALGIEKTWIVGNSLGGWLAFQFAIDYPERLLGIISMGTGGAKLTGALAGHSKPDLSEAGIRRTLELFVVDKSLVTDELVALRYQAALNDTASDRLADVVAARDRDRTELPLDFDVLSRLDIPVLLVHGVQDVVIPVSRTWELLNIIPTADAHIFSQCGHWSQVERAEEFNTIIKQYLAARGVTR; encoded by the coding sequence ATGACGACACAAACTCAAGTCCCCAACTATGTCACCGCCCCGTTCTTTGGTTTGGAAGACAAGTGGGTTGAGACCGCTGAGGGCGAGATCACCCACTACCACGACATCGGCGAGGGCACACCGATTCTTTTCCTACACGGTTCCGGCACCGGAGTCACCGCTGCAGCCAACTGGTGGCTGAACCTGCCGGAGATCAGCGAACAGGCGCGCTGCATCGCGATCGACTCCATTGGCTATGGACAGTCGGTAGTGGCCGAAGGCACCCAGTACGGCATCAAGGAATGGGTCCGCCATGCGGTTCGCGTCCTCGACGCGCTGGGCATTGAGAAAACGTGGATCGTGGGGAACTCCCTAGGTGGCTGGCTGGCCTTCCAGTTCGCCATCGACTACCCGGAGCGGCTGCTCGGCATCATTTCCATGGGCACGGGCGGCGCCAAGCTCACCGGCGCCCTTGCCGGACACTCCAAGCCAGACCTTTCCGAAGCCGGCATCCGCAGGACGCTGGAGCTGTTCGTTGTGGACAAGTCCCTGGTCACCGACGAACTGGTCGCACTGCGTTACCAGGCGGCGTTGAACGATACAGCCTCCGATCGTTTGGCCGATGTCGTTGCGGCGCGTGACCGTGATCGCACTGAGCTGCCGCTCGACTTTGACGTTCTTTCCAGACTGGATATTCCCGTACTGCTCGTCCATGGGGTCCAAGATGTGGTGATCCCGGTTTCCCGCACCTGGGAGCTGCTAAATATCATCCCCACAGCCGATGCGCACATCTTCAGCCAGTGTGGACACTGGTCGCAGGTGGAGCGCGCCGAGGAGTTCAACACGATCATCAAGCAGTACCTGGCTGCCCGCGGCGTCACCCGCTAA
- a CDS encoding long-chain fatty acid--CoA ligase, translating to MTRSIDINPAAGVLRQARYFPRNTALIYEGEELDYAALAARIEEYARAFAASGVRRGDRIGYLGLNSSTFIMTMMAAWWIGAVFQPFNFRLAPREIESLIATSKPRLLIVEPGHQDVIDRADGLDTNSLQLVLVDNDSAAPAPVQAQLEDNWTPLSRFLASGSGAETPEPATAHDDDLAILMFTSGTTGEPKGVQLTFGNIWWNSVNVDSLVDTRRGDVNLAVAPLFHIGALNALTIRLLVRGGTTIVRRNFDPRQTLRDIEEYRVTQAFLVPAQLSAMQQTDEFQQHDISGLRALICAGAPVPPILLKQYEGKGVPVQQAWGLTETSPFATYLPVELTYAKAGSCGIPMPHTDIRIVDPFTLEDVEKAGETGEMWVKGPNVTSGYWNNPEATASAFHAGWFRTGDIGYRDEDGFFFIVDRLKDMIITGGENVYPAEVERALMEFPGVLDVAVVGVEDSKWGESVVAVMSCKDGQVPTVEEVREFTSKYLARYKLPKRLVITGAVPRNGSGKLDKLSIRQLVNKEG from the coding sequence TTGACGCGCTCAATCGACATCAATCCGGCCGCCGGCGTCCTTCGCCAAGCGCGGTACTTTCCCCGCAACACCGCCCTGATCTATGAGGGCGAGGAGCTTGACTACGCGGCGCTGGCAGCACGGATCGAGGAGTATGCCCGGGCCTTTGCCGCCAGCGGTGTCAGACGCGGTGACCGGATCGGCTACCTGGGGCTAAACAGCAGCACCTTTATCATGACCATGATGGCGGCCTGGTGGATTGGGGCCGTTTTTCAGCCGTTCAACTTCCGTCTGGCGCCCCGGGAGATCGAAAGCCTCATCGCCACGTCCAAGCCGCGCTTGCTGATCGTGGAACCCGGGCATCAGGACGTCATCGATCGCGCGGACGGGCTGGACACCAACTCGCTCCAGCTGGTGCTGGTGGACAACGATTCGGCTGCACCCGCTCCGGTTCAAGCGCAGCTCGAGGACAACTGGACGCCTCTGAGCCGTTTTCTGGCATCTGGCAGCGGCGCGGAGACGCCCGAGCCGGCGACTGCGCACGACGACGACCTGGCCATCCTGATGTTCACCTCCGGAACTACCGGGGAGCCCAAGGGCGTGCAGTTGACGTTTGGAAATATCTGGTGGAATTCCGTCAACGTCGACTCACTCGTCGACACCCGTCGCGGTGACGTCAATCTGGCGGTGGCACCGCTGTTTCATATTGGCGCGCTGAACGCCCTGACCATCCGCCTGCTCGTGCGCGGTGGCACAACGATAGTCCGACGCAACTTTGATCCCCGACAAACTCTCCGGGACATCGAAGAGTACCGCGTAACCCAGGCCTTCCTGGTTCCGGCCCAGCTCTCGGCGATGCAGCAGACGGACGAATTCCAGCAACACGACATCTCCGGCCTGCGTGCCCTGATCTGCGCCGGCGCCCCGGTCCCGCCGATACTGCTAAAGCAGTACGAAGGCAAAGGAGTTCCCGTGCAGCAAGCCTGGGGACTGACGGAGACATCACCGTTCGCGACCTACCTGCCCGTTGAACTCACGTACGCCAAGGCGGGCTCCTGCGGCATCCCGATGCCGCACACCGACATCCGGATCGTCGATCCCTTCACCCTGGAAGACGTAGAGAAAGCCGGCGAAACCGGCGAAATGTGGGTCAAGGGGCCCAACGTCACCAGCGGATACTGGAACAACCCCGAGGCCACGGCGTCCGCTTTCCACGCTGGCTGGTTCCGTACCGGAGACATCGGTTACCGCGACGAGGACGGATTCTTCTTCATCGTCGACCGGCTGAAGGACATGATCATCACCGGCGGCGAAAACGTCTATCCCGCCGAGGTGGAGCGGGCGCTGATGGAATTCCCCGGCGTCCTCGACGTGGCCGTCGTCGGCGTCGAAGATTCAAAGTGGGGTGAGTCCGTAGTGGCCGTCATGAGCTGCAAGGACGGCCAGGTTCCCACAGTGGAAGAGGTCAGGGAATTCACCAGCAAATACCTTGCCCGCTACAAACTGCCCAAGCGTTTGGTCATCACCGGCGCAGTGCCCCGCAACGGCTCGGGCAAGCTGGACAAACTCAGCATCCGGCAGCTCGTCAACAAGGAAGGGTAA
- a CDS encoding TIGR03084 family metal-binding protein, with amino-acid sequence MAVSIRGLIRDWVDETQALEADLSPLSPEDWELATPAPGWDIRHQVAHLTWTDEALALALCSPDEFDALRNRVLADPEGVVNEAAASGATKAPEVIMRRWVSGQRRAAEILEGSDPSSRMPWFGPPMGAAAAISARIMETFAHGQDIRDALGLKPPRSSRLRHIAHLAVAARGYSFKVNGLPVPPDEIRVELTFEGETWSWGPEHATQRVIGDALEFALLATRRRHIDDVSLKTTGEVAETWANLAQAYAGPPGHGREPLSSSSTKIS; translated from the coding sequence ATGGCCGTATCCATCAGGGGCCTGATCCGAGACTGGGTCGACGAGACTCAGGCCTTGGAAGCGGACCTGTCCCCTCTCTCCCCTGAAGACTGGGAGCTCGCTACCCCGGCCCCTGGCTGGGATATCAGGCATCAAGTCGCCCACCTAACCTGGACTGACGAAGCCCTCGCGCTGGCCCTATGCTCGCCGGACGAGTTTGACGCCTTGCGCAACCGCGTTCTCGCCGATCCCGAAGGTGTCGTCAACGAAGCCGCCGCATCAGGCGCGACCAAGGCCCCGGAAGTCATTATGCGGCGCTGGGTCTCAGGGCAGCGCCGCGCTGCGGAAATCCTGGAAGGCTCCGACCCCTCCAGCCGAATGCCGTGGTTCGGACCGCCTATGGGCGCCGCGGCAGCCATCAGCGCCCGGATCATGGAAACCTTCGCTCACGGCCAAGACATCCGGGACGCCCTGGGCCTTAAACCCCCACGTTCCTCACGGCTGCGCCACATCGCCCATTTGGCCGTGGCCGCGCGCGGTTACAGCTTCAAGGTCAACGGACTGCCCGTCCCCCCCGACGAGATCCGCGTCGAACTAACCTTCGAAGGCGAAACTTGGTCGTGGGGACCGGAGCATGCAACCCAGCGGGTGATCGGGGATGCGCTGGAGTTCGCACTGCTGGCCACTCGCCGACGGCATATCGACGATGTTTCCCTCAAGACCACCGGGGAAGTTGCGGAAACGTGGGCCAACCTGGCGCAGGCCTATGCCGGCCCTCCCGGGCATGGGAGGGAACCGCTCTCATCGTCTTCCACGAAAATCTCATGA
- a CDS encoding helix-turn-helix domain-containing protein — translation MSLNDLVSRNVRRFRAERNLTLGELARRASLSKQTLSKIEQGGGNPTVGTLEAIGEALGLSYRGLLTEWGTKTLVSRAMDAAWVRTLVGEERNLDRIYGSGYVRTQVVTVEQTQRVRLVTAQTLGTLHQLYVIEGRLEAGPENEMLVLSMGDFARFPGDVDHGYRSLGGRAMFHLTTTTPEVPQFTASK, via the coding sequence GTGTCGCTTAACGATCTCGTATCCAGGAACGTCCGCCGCTTCCGGGCGGAGCGGAACCTCACTCTCGGGGAGCTTGCCCGCAGGGCTTCGCTGTCCAAACAGACGCTGTCCAAAATCGAACAGGGTGGGGGAAACCCTACCGTCGGCACACTAGAGGCGATCGGCGAGGCGCTGGGACTGAGCTACCGCGGGCTGCTGACTGAGTGGGGAACCAAGACCCTTGTTTCCCGTGCGATGGACGCTGCTTGGGTCCGCACGCTCGTCGGTGAAGAACGCAATCTGGACCGCATTTACGGCTCGGGCTATGTCCGCACACAGGTTGTCACCGTGGAGCAGACCCAGCGCGTGAGACTCGTTACAGCGCAGACCCTGGGCACCCTGCATCAGCTCTACGTCATCGAGGGCAGGCTGGAAGCCGGCCCGGAGAACGAGATGCTCGTCCTCAGCATGGGGGACTTCGCGCGATTCCCCGGCGACGTGGACCACGGCTACCGCAGCCTCGGCGGACGGGCCATGTTCCACCTGACAACCACAACCCCCGAGGTGCCGCAGTTCACTGCATCCAAATGA
- a CDS encoding zinc-binding dehydrogenase, which yields MLAAVAVRQNADDPLSGLELRDVPVPQAGPGWTRVKVKASSLNMHDVWTLRGIGHDPKNIPIILGCDVAGVTDKGREVVVHPIIADPDAGRGDETLDPNRALLSERHDGGFAEYIVVPDRCLVDKPAHLSFEEAACLPVAWSTAYRMLFTQASVTAGDKVLVQGAGGGVASAAIAMAAAAGVTVYATSRTEAKRQLALELGAHAAFESGARLPERVDAVIETVGEATWAHSLRCLRPGGAIVIAGATSGTAPDADLGRVFYQQLRVLGSTGSTRHETAAMLRLLASTGLRPRIDRVLPLERIHEGFQAMIDGELHGKVVISVP from the coding sequence ATGCTTGCCGCTGTTGCTGTCCGCCAGAATGCTGACGATCCGCTGTCCGGACTTGAGTTGCGTGACGTCCCGGTGCCCCAGGCGGGGCCCGGGTGGACGCGAGTGAAGGTTAAGGCCTCATCCCTGAACATGCATGATGTCTGGACGCTCCGGGGCATCGGGCACGATCCCAAGAACATTCCCATCATTCTTGGCTGTGATGTCGCAGGGGTCACCGACAAGGGCCGCGAAGTGGTGGTGCATCCGATCATTGCCGATCCCGACGCCGGCCGCGGCGACGAAACGCTGGACCCCAACCGGGCGCTGCTCTCGGAGCGGCACGACGGCGGGTTCGCCGAGTACATCGTGGTGCCGGACCGCTGCCTCGTGGACAAACCGGCCCACCTGAGCTTCGAGGAGGCGGCCTGCCTGCCCGTGGCCTGGTCCACCGCGTACCGGATGCTCTTCACCCAGGCCAGCGTCACCGCGGGCGACAAGGTCCTGGTCCAGGGAGCCGGCGGCGGGGTGGCCTCTGCTGCCATTGCCATGGCGGCGGCCGCAGGAGTCACCGTCTACGCCACCAGCCGAACCGAAGCCAAACGCCAGCTGGCACTTGAGCTCGGCGCCCATGCCGCCTTCGAATCCGGTGCACGCCTGCCTGAGCGGGTGGACGCCGTCATCGAAACCGTCGGCGAAGCAACCTGGGCACACTCGCTGCGGTGCCTTCGCCCGGGCGGCGCGATCGTCATCGCCGGGGCAACGAGCGGCACGGCACCCGACGCCGACCTTGGCCGGGTGTTCTACCAGCAGCTGCGCGTCCTGGGTTCGACCGGCTCGACCCGGCACGAAACCGCCGCGATGCTGCGTCTTCTGGCCAGCACCGGGCTCCGTCCCCGGATCGACCGTGTCCTACCCCTGGAGCGGATCCATGAAGGCTTCCAGGCAATGATCGATGGCGAGCTACACGGGAAGGTTGTCATCAGCGTCCCCTGA
- a CDS encoding bifunctional 3-(3-hydroxy-phenyl)propionate/3-hydroxycinnamic acid hydroxylase gives MKATHESEVLIIGAGPSGLALANILGMYGHSVTVLETLDRLIDYPRGVGLDDESFRTIQTLGLAEQVKPHTTPQHIMRLVNGAGKTILENNPETMEFGWHRKHSFIQPEVDRVLHEGLSRFDNVRVLFGHTVETVEEDSDGVTAVALFAGAEGAEERRFSAQYLVGCEGGKSPTRKRLGVSFEGESPSTRWLVVDVNNDPLGTPNVFLGADPKRPYVSIGLPHAVRRFEFMLHDGETEEQATDPDFVNRMLKDHVPDPSSLQFIRRRVFTHHGRVAGSFRGGRQLIAGDAAHLMPVWLGQGWNSGMRDATNLGWKLSTILRGAASDRLLDTYTSERKEHAKAMVDLSLTFGAAIKLTNPVAVAARDAASAVLNLLPQVKSYFTDMRFKPMPRYTVGVLADPTTLEPGHAAAKLTSRLIPVRTAKNKVSPVGVQFPQPWVTSKAGTNILLDDAIGNWWSVLVWGNSPTDVLPAESLAQLKLMGARLVCLLPETQRTWAEENMDKDVLVLGDHTGQIKKWFDDRPTPLVFLRPDRFVAGACLVQNAPATLNAILQSLEFTADGPAVPASDVATPLVGVTA, from the coding sequence ATGAAAGCCACCCACGAAAGTGAAGTCCTCATCATTGGTGCCGGCCCGTCAGGGCTGGCACTCGCAAACATCCTGGGCATGTACGGACACTCTGTGACTGTTCTTGAAACCCTGGACCGGCTGATCGACTACCCCCGCGGGGTAGGCCTGGACGACGAATCCTTTCGCACCATTCAGACCCTCGGCCTCGCGGAACAGGTCAAGCCGCACACCACTCCGCAGCACATCATGCGGCTGGTCAACGGCGCCGGCAAGACCATCCTGGAAAACAATCCGGAGACCATGGAGTTCGGCTGGCACCGCAAACACAGCTTCATCCAGCCCGAAGTCGACCGGGTGCTGCACGAGGGGCTCTCACGTTTCGACAACGTGCGCGTGCTGTTCGGCCACACGGTTGAAACTGTCGAGGAGGACTCCGACGGCGTCACTGCCGTCGCGCTGTTTGCCGGCGCCGAAGGGGCAGAGGAACGGCGTTTCTCGGCGCAGTATCTGGTGGGCTGCGAGGGCGGAAAATCCCCCACCCGGAAGCGGCTGGGTGTCAGCTTCGAAGGTGAATCGCCGTCAACGCGGTGGCTCGTTGTCGACGTCAACAATGATCCGCTCGGCACCCCGAACGTTTTCCTCGGTGCTGACCCGAAGCGGCCCTACGTCTCCATCGGCCTTCCGCATGCCGTGCGTCGTTTCGAGTTCATGTTGCACGACGGGGAAACGGAAGAACAGGCGACAGACCCAGACTTTGTGAACCGGATGCTCAAGGACCACGTTCCGGATCCGTCTAGCCTGCAGTTCATCCGCCGTCGCGTCTTCACCCACCACGGACGCGTGGCGGGCTCCTTCCGAGGGGGGCGACAGCTCATTGCTGGCGACGCCGCCCACCTGATGCCTGTGTGGCTGGGACAGGGGTGGAACTCCGGAATGCGTGACGCCACGAACCTGGGCTGGAAATTGTCCACCATTCTTCGCGGCGCTGCCTCGGACCGGCTGCTGGACACATACACCTCGGAACGCAAGGAACACGCCAAGGCGATGGTTGACCTTTCGCTGACCTTCGGCGCCGCCATCAAGCTGACCAATCCGGTCGCCGTCGCGGCCCGCGACGCCGCCTCCGCGGTCCTCAACCTGTTGCCCCAGGTCAAGAGCTACTTCACGGACATGCGGTTCAAACCGATGCCGCGCTACACCGTCGGCGTGCTCGCGGACCCCACCACCCTGGAGCCTGGTCATGCCGCCGCAAAGCTGACCAGCCGGCTGATTCCGGTGCGGACGGCCAAGAACAAGGTGTCGCCAGTCGGGGTCCAGTTTCCGCAGCCGTGGGTGACTTCCAAAGCGGGGACCAACATCCTGCTCGATGACGCGATCGGGAACTGGTGGTCCGTCCTGGTCTGGGGCAACAGCCCCACCGATGTCCTGCCTGCGGAGTCCCTTGCCCAGCTCAAGCTGATGGGCGCCCGCCTGGTCTGCCTGCTTCCCGAGACCCAGCGCACTTGGGCCGAAGAGAACATGGATAAGGATGTCCTGGTCCTCGGAGACCACACCGGGCAGATCAAGAAGTGGTTTGATGACCGGCCCACCCCCCTCGTGTTCCTCCGCCCGGACCGATTCGTCGCCGGTGCCTGCCTCGTGCAGAATGCACCGGCCACCTTGAATGCCATCCTGCAGTCGCTGGAGTTCACCGCTGACGGCCCGGCTGTCCCGGCGTCCGACGTCGCGACACCTCTCGTGGGTGTCACTGCCTGA
- a CDS encoding IclR family transcriptional regulator yields MASSVAAAGRDDRAAVDKAMALLSAFGNDAFTGAGVSELARRADMSKSTAFRVLAMLQRSGAVERAGNAYRLGKLIHNLGANNESAAHGRIRDALTPYLADLYEMSRQTVHLAVLVGTEVVYLNKLYGHLQVRSPSRIGGQAPAYCTAVGKMLLSYDPDATEQVLQSQLSAWTPATITEPDAFRAELARVRETNLAYDREEILVGLNCIAAPVMGANGRPVAALSVSGPAGKFIPDSQATALRKVCYAAGRAVAAASAQRQHQLRLVQGA; encoded by the coding sequence ATGGCATCCAGTGTTGCTGCCGCAGGGCGCGATGACCGCGCCGCCGTCGACAAGGCCATGGCACTGCTCAGCGCCTTTGGCAATGATGCCTTCACCGGTGCCGGCGTCAGTGAACTTGCCCGCCGGGCGGACATGTCCAAGTCCACGGCCTTCCGGGTTCTGGCGATGCTGCAGCGCAGCGGCGCCGTGGAACGGGCAGGCAACGCCTACCGGCTTGGCAAACTGATCCATAACCTCGGTGCCAACAATGAGAGCGCGGCCCATGGCCGGATCCGGGATGCGCTCACGCCCTACCTCGCTGACCTGTATGAGATGAGCCGCCAGACGGTCCACCTTGCGGTTCTGGTGGGCACCGAAGTGGTCTACCTGAACAAGCTCTACGGCCACCTGCAGGTCCGCAGCCCCTCACGCATCGGCGGCCAAGCCCCCGCCTACTGCACCGCGGTGGGCAAAATGCTGCTGTCCTATGACCCGGATGCCACCGAGCAGGTCCTGCAGTCGCAGTTGTCCGCCTGGACACCAGCTACGATTACGGAGCCGGACGCCTTCCGCGCTGAACTGGCCAGAGTGCGGGAAACCAACCTCGCCTACGACCGCGAGGAAATCCTTGTGGGGCTGAACTGCATCGCAGCTCCGGTCATGGGGGCCAACGGCAGGCCGGTGGCTGCGTTGTCGGTTTCCGGTCCCGCTGGAAAGTTTATTCCCGATTCCCAGGCCACCGCGCTGCGGAAGGTCTGCTACGCGGCCGGCCGTGCCGTGGCAGCGGCAAGCGCACAGCGGCAGCATCAACTACGGCTGGTGCAGGGCGCCTGA